A region from the Chelmon rostratus isolate fCheRos1 chromosome 6, fCheRos1.pri, whole genome shotgun sequence genome encodes:
- the ces2b gene encoding uncharacterized protein ces2b translates to MKFCATHTFFFLTSLLFLCVAADLHAPEVHTKLGSLRGAYVSVKGKETGAHAYLGIPFAKPPIGPALRLAAPQPVEGWEGVREATRQPPLCVQHKQLVHDMLDKLGGLVADIPDISEDCLYLNIYTPANRAHNAKLPVMVWIHGGGLTMGSASTYDGSALAAYQNVVVVLIQYRLGLLGFLSTGDEHVSGNFGLLDQVQALRWTQEHIHNFGGDPDSVTIFGESAGGVSVSLLLLSPLSHGLFHRAIAESGTSSIDFLIANDPLPVTQMVADGCGCSLESTEKIAKCIKNLDISAIVTIGQNESLRFPVNVDGYFLRKPVDELLHKHELLTVPFMTGVNDHEGGWVLAGLFGPPDWSEGMDREQVANSLSIFYPDAKDAVLSNLVVDEYIGTGEDRVKNRDGFTEVIGDMMFTIPAIKTANAHRDAGASVYLYEYRHPPKFLQAKRPSFVRSDHGDEILTVFGLCFTTTHVKVAADACSEEEEQLSKTMMSYWGNFARTGSPNGKGLVHWPKYGAGDYLKIDAKEQAASQHLKKDRFFFVTQTLPEKIQQYYEKEHKGESSQEVTSFFALSQQSAAVCTETIIMKFCATHTFFFLTSVLFLCVAADLHAPEVHTKLGSLRGAYVSVKGKETGVHAYLGIPFAKPPIGPALRLAAPQPVEGWEGVRDATRQPPLCVQHKQLVYDLLDKLGALVAEVPDISEDCLYLNIYTPANRAHNAKLPVMVWIHGGGFAMGSASTYDGSALAAYQDVVVVLIQYRLGLLGFLSTGDEHVSGNFGLLDQVQALRWTQEHIHNFGGDPDSVTIFGESAGGVSVSLLLLSPLSHGLFHRAIAESGTAAMDLLVANDPLPVTQMVADGSGCSLESTEKIAGCIKNLDISAIVTIGQNQSFRFPINVDGHFLRKPVDELLHKRELLTVPFMTGVNDHEGGWLLPDFFGPPNWTEGMDREQVVNILSIFYPDPKDVVLRDLVVDEYIGTGEDRVKNRDGFTEVIGDMMFTIPAIKTANAHRDAGASVYLYEYRHPPKFLQAKRPSFVRSDHGDEIFTVLGFCFTTTHVKLAADACSEEEEQLSKTMMSYWGNFARTGSPNGKGLVHWPKYGAEGDYLKIDAKEQAASQHLKKDRFVFITQTLPEKIQQYYEKEHSEL, encoded by the exons ATGAAGTTCTGTGCAACgcacacttttttctttctcacgtctcttttgtttctctgtgttgctgcagacCTACATG CACCTGAAGTCCACACAAAGCTTGGCAGCCTGAGGGGTGCATATGTGAGCGTAAAGGGGAAGGAGACGGGCGCCCATGCCTACCTGGGTATCCCATTTGCCAAGCCACCCATCGGCCCTGCTCTGAGACTGGCTGCACCTCAGCCAGTAGAGGGATGGGAAGGAGTGAGGGAAGCCACCCGGCAGCCACCCTT GTGTGTTCAACATAAACAGCTTGTTCATGATATGCTCGATAAACTTGGTGGCCTGGTGGCTGACATCCCAGACATTTCAGAAGACTGCCTTTATCTCAACATTTACACTCCTGCAAACAGAGCTCACAATGCCAAGCTCCCA GTCATGGTCTGGATCCATGGTGGAGGGTTGACAATGGGGTCAGCATCAACCTATGATGGCTCCGCCCTGGCTGCATACCAGAATGTGGTTGTTGTTCTGATCCAGTACCGCTTGGGACTTCTGGGCTTTCTCAG CACTGGAGATGAACACGTGTCAGGGAACTTTGGTCTGCTGGACCAGGTCCAAGCTTTGAGGTGGACTCAGGAGCACATTCATAACTTTGGAGGGGACCCTGATTCAGTTACTATATTTGGGGAGTCTGCTGGTGGAGTGAGCGTATCACTCCTG CTCCTCTCACCACTGTCTCATGGCCTTTTCCACCGTGCCATTGCTGAGAGTGGCACTTCTTCAATAGATTTTCTCATTGCAAACGATCCTCTACCAGTGACTCAG ATGGTAGCAGATGGATGTGGCTGTAGCCTCGAAAGCACAGAGAAGATCGCTAAATGCATAAAAAACCTTGATATTAGTGCCATTGTGACTATTGGGCAG AATGAAAGCTTGAGATTTCCCGTAAATGTTGATGGATACTTCCTGAGAAAACCTGTGGATGAGCTGCTCCATAAACATGAACTTCTCACCGTGCCATTCATGACTGGTGTTAATGATCATGAAGGGGGCTGGGTACTTGCTGGT TTATTTGGTCCTCCAGACTGGTCAGAGGGAATGGATCGGGAGCAGGTTGCGAACAGCCTTTCCATATTTTACCCTGAT GCCAAAGATGCAGTCTTAAGCAATTTGGTAGTAGATGAATATATTGGAACCGGTGAAGATCGTGTGAAAAACAGAGACGGGTTCACTGAGGTGATTGGAGATATGATGTTCACCATTCCAGCCATTAAAACTGCCAATGCACACAGAG ATGCAGGCGCCTCCGTGTACCTGTATGAGTACCGCCATCCTCCCAAATTCCTGCAGGCAAAAAGGCCAAGCTTTGTTAGGAGTGACCATGGAGATGAAATCTTAACAGTATTCGGATTGTGCTTCACAACTACTCATGTGAAAGTAGCTG CAGATGCATgctctgaagaggaggagcagttGAGCAAAACCATGATGAGCTATTGGGGCAATTTTGCTCGCACTGG gtcTCCTAATGGGAAAGGTCTTGTCCATTGGCCAAAGTACGGAGCAGGAGACTACTTGAAAATTGATGCAAAGGAGCAGGCAGCGAGTCAGCACTTGAAGAAGGACCGGTTCTTCTTCGTCACTCAGACCCTCCCGGAGAAGATCCAACAATATTATGAGAAGGAGCACA AGGGGGAAAGTTCACAGGAGGTGACATCGTTTTTTGCTCTTTCCCAGCAgagtgctgctgtctgcacagaGACGATCATCATGAAGTTCTGTGCAACgcacacttttttctttctcacgtctgttttgtttctctgtgttgctgcagacCTACATG CACCTGAAGTCCACACAAAGCTCGGCAGCCTGAGGGGTGCATATGTGAGCGTAAAGGGGAAGGAGACTGGCGTCCATGCCTACTTGGGTATCCCATTTGCCAAGCCACCCATCGGCCCTGCTCTGAGACTGGCTGCACCTCAGCCAGTAGAGGGATGGGAAGGAGTGAGGGACGCCACCCGGCAGCCACCCTT gtgtgttcagCATAAACAGCTTGTTTATGATCTGCTTGATAAACTCGGTGCCCTGGTGGCTGAAGTCCCAGACATTTCAGAAGACTGCCTTTACCTCAACATTTACACTCCTGCAAACAGAGCTCACAATGCCAAGCTCCCA GTCATGGTCTGGATCCATGGTGGAGGGTTTGCTATGGGTTCAGCTTCAACATATGATGGCTCCGCCCTGGCTGCATATCAGGATGTGGTTGTTGTTCTGATCCAGTACCGCTTGGGACTTCTGGGCTTTCTCAG CACTGGAGATGAACACGTGTCAGGGAACTTTGGTCTGCTGGACCAGGTCCAAGCTTTGAGGTGGACCCAGGAGCACATTCATAACTTTGGAGGGGACCCTGATTCAGTTACTATATTTGGGGAGTCTGCTGGTGGAGTGAGCGTATCACTCCTG CTCCTCTCACCACTGTCTCATGGCCTTTTCCACCGTGCCATTGCTGAGAGTGGCACTGCTGCAATGGATTTACTTGTTGCAAACGATCCTCTACCAGTGACTCAG ATGGTAGCAGATGGATCTGGCTGTAGCCTCGAAAGCACAGAGAAGATTGCTGGATGCATAAAAAACCTTGATATTAGTGCCATTGTGACTATTGGGCAG AATCAAAGCTTTAGATTTCCCATAAATGTTGATGGACACTTCCTGAGAAAACCTGTGGATGAGCTGCTCCATAAACGTGAACTTCTCACTGTGCCATTCATGACTGGTGTTAATGATCATGAAGGCGGCTGGTTACTTCCTGAT TTCTTTGGTCCTCCAAACTGGACAGAGGGAATGGATCGGGAGCAGGTCGTGAACATCCTTTCCATATTTTACCCTGAT CCCAAAGACGTAGTCTTAAGAGATTTGGTAGTAGATGAATATATTGGAACCGGTGAAGATCGTGTGAAAAACAGAGACGGGTTCACTGAGGTGATTGGAGATATGATGTTCACCATTCCAGCCATTAAGACTGCCAATGCACACAGAG ATGCAGGTGCCTCCGTGTACCTGTATGAGTACCGCCATCCTCCCAAATTCCTGCAGGCAAAAAGGCCAAGCTTTGTTAGGAGTGACCATGGAGATGAAATCTTTACAGTATTAGGATTTTGCTTCACAACTACTCATGTGAAATTAGCCG CAGATGCATgctctgaagaggaggagcagttGAGCAAAACCATGATGAGCTACTGGGGCAACTTTGCTCGCACAGG gtcTCCTAATGGGAAAGGTCTTGTCCATTGGCCAAAGTACGGAGCAGAAGGAGACTACTTGAAAATTGATGCAAAGGAGCAGGCAGCGAGTCAGCACTTGAAGAAGGACCGGTTTGTCTTCATCACTCAGACCCTCCCGGAGAAGATCCAACAATATTATGAGAAGGAGCACAGTGAGCTGTAG
- the LOC121607936 gene encoding fatty acyl-CoA hydrolase precursor, medium chain-like yields MKFCATQTFFFLTSVLFLCVAADLHAPEVHTKLGSLRGAYVSVKGKETGVHAYLGIPFAKPPIGPALRLAAPQPVEGWEGVRDATRQPPMCVQHKQLVHDLLDKLSGLLAEIPDISEDCLYLNIYTPANRAHNAKLPVMVWIHGGGFTLGSASVFDGSALAAYQDVVVVLIQYRLGLLGFLSTGDEHVSGNFGLLDQVQALRWTQEHIHNFGGDPDSVTIFGESAGGVSVSLLLLSPLSHGLFHRAIAESGTAALDLVIANDPLPVTQMVADGCGCSLESTEKIAKCIKNLDISAIVTIGQNQRFPINVDGHFLRKPVDELLHKHELLTVPFMTGVNDHEGGWLLPDFFAPPNWTEGMDREQVVNSLSIFYPDAKDAVFSNLVVDEYIGTGEDRVKNRDGFTEVIGDMIFTIPAIKTANAHRDAGASVYLYEYRHPPKFLQAKRPSFVRSDHSDEIFTVLGFCFTTTHVKLAADACSEEEEQLSETMMSYWGNFARTGSPNGKGLVHWPKYGAEGDYLKIDAKEQAASQHLKKDRFVFITQTLPEKIQQYYEKEHSEL; encoded by the exons ATGAAGTTCTGTGCAACacaaacttttttctttctcacgtctgttttgtttctctgtgttgctgcagacCTACATG CACCTGAAGTCCACACAAAGCTCGGCAGCCTGAGGGGTGCATATGTGAGCGTAAAGGGGAAGGAGACGGGCGTCCATGCCTACCTGGGTATCCCATTTGCCAAGCCACCCATCGGCCCTGCTCTGAGACTGGCTGCACCTCAGCCAGTAGAGGGATGGGAAGGAGTGAGGGATGCCACCCGGCAGCCACCCAT gtgtgttcagCATAAACAGCTTGTTCATGATCTGCTTGATAAACTCAGTGGCCTGTTGGCTGAAATCCCAGACATTTCAGAAGACTGCCTTTACCTCAACATTTACACTCCTGCAAACAGAGCTCACAATGCCAAGCTCCCA GTCATGGTCTGGATCCATGGTGGAGGGTTTACTCTGGGGTCAGCTTCAGTGTTTGATGGCTCCGCCCTGGCTGCATATCAGGATGTGGTTGTTGTTCTGATCCAGTACCGCTTGGGACTTCTGGGCTTTCTCAG CACTGGAGATGAACACGTGTCAGGGAACTTTGGTCTGCTGGACCAGGTCCAAGCTTTGAGGTGGACCCAGGAGCACATTCATAACTTTGGAGGGGACCCTGACTCAGTTACTATATTTGGGGAATCTGCTGGTGGAGTGAGCGTATCACTCCTG CTCCTCTCACCACTGTCTCATGGCCTTTTCCACCGTGCCATTGCTGAGAGTGGCACTGCTGCACTGGATTTAGTCATTGCAAACGATCCTCTACCAGTGACTCAG ATGGTAGCAGATGGATGTGGCTGTAGCCTCGAAAGCACAGAGAAGATCGCTAAATGCATAAAAAACCTTGATATTAGTGCCATTGTGACTATTGGGCAG AATCAAAGATTTCCCATAAATGTTGATGGACACTTCCTGAGAAAACCTGTGGATGAGCTGCTCCATAAACATGAACTTCTCACTGTGCCATTCATGACTGGTGTTAATGATCATGAAGGCGGCTGGTTACTTCCTGAT TTCTTTGCTCCTCCAAACTGGACAGAGGGAATGGATCGGGAGCAGGTCGTGAACAGCCTTTCCATATTTTACCCTGAT GCCAAAGATGCAGTCTTTAGCAATTTGGTAGTAGATGAATATATTGGAACCGGTGAAGATCGTGTGAAAAACAGAGACGGGTTCACTGAGGTTATTGGAGATATGATATTCACCATTCCAGCCATTAAGACTGCCAATGCACACAGAG ATGCAGGCGCCTCCGTGTACCTGTATGAGTACCGCCATCCACCAAAATTCCTGCAGGCAAAAAGGCCAAGCTTTGTTAGGAGTGACCATTCAGATGAAATCTTTACAGTATTAGGATTTTGCTTCACAACTACTCATGTGAAATTAGCCG CAGATGCATgctctgaagaggaggagcagttGAGCGAAACCATGATGAGCTACTGGGGCAACTTTGCTCGCACAGG gtctcCTAATGGGAAAGGTCTTGTCCATTGGCCAAAGTACGGAGCAGAAGGAGACTACTTGAAAATTGATGCAAAGGAGCAGGCAGCGAGTCAGCACTTGAAGAAGGACCGGTTCGTCTTCATCACTCAGACCCTCCCGGAGAAGATCCAACAATATTATGAGAAGGAGCACAGCGAGCTGTAG
- the fbxo31 gene encoding F-box only protein 31 isoform X1, which translates to MAVCARLCGVGQSRRCRRRQRQNQQDQGSDSDMDEEEEERIVGQRQGDGGGGPESGVATAGPSDAGEYGSGRVNRRGCLEHTSTGPPHPQSLADLPPELLVEIFSLLPGTALPNVALVCKKFKQILSTETIWRRRCIEEFGMKDDLRKMEVGGVSSQDLYVKLLHPYRHILGLWQPDIGPYGGLLNVVVDGLFIIGWMYLPPHDPRVEDPMRRRPLFRIHMWESKKATVECMYGHKGPHKGDIQTVKKDEFSTKCNQTDHHRMPGGRQEEFRTWLEEEWGRTLEEIFHEHMQELILMKFIYTSQYDNCLTYRRIYLPPPMPSDLLQPGLFKGTYGSHGLEIVMLSFHETSARATKLTGDPNVPAGQLTLDVDLSRPVVLPDLEQQRNIEELSRLVLGVQEEVQREAEQQAKGTSATVRGAAKGACGSASAAEGAEADPGPSSTTTSPPEAQPFILPLEVTARNEVYPRTCRECFYGTGLIAGHGFTSPERTPGLFVLFDQDRFGFIWLELKSFSLYSRLTDHLAHAHAPNMERFEAMLRNMQSWTS; encoded by the exons ATGGCTGTTTGTGCCAGGCTCTGCGGAGTGGGTCAGTCGCGGAGGTGCAGGAGGCGACAGCGGCAAAATCAGCAGGATCAGGGTAGCGATTCCGACATggacgaggaagaagaggagcggATCGTGGGTCAGAGACAAGGCGACGGCGGCGGAGGCCCGGAGAGCGGCGTCGCCACTGCAGGGCCGAGTGACGCTGGTGAATATGGCAGCGGTCGTGTCAACAGAAGAGGCTGTCTGGAGCACACGAGCACGGGACCTCCACACCCTCAGTCATTAGCGGATCTACCGCCGGAGCTGTTAGTGGAGATATTCTCCCTGCTTCCCGGAACAGCGCTGCCAAACGTCGCCCTCGTCTGCAAGAAATTCAAGCAAATTCTCAGCACTGAAACCATCTGGAGGAGGCGGTGCATTGAAG AGTTCGGTATGAAGGATGATCTGAGGAAAATGGAAGTGGGAGGCGTATCCAGCCAGGACCTCTATGTTAAAC TGCTTCACCCATACAGACATATCTTGGGCTTGTGGCAGCCCGACATAGGGCCTTATGGTGGATTGCTCAATGTTGTG GTGGATGGGCTGTTCATCATTGGCTGGATGTATTTGCCGCCTCATGACCCCCGCGTTGAGGATCCCATGAGACGACGGCCGCTCTTTCGTATCCACATGTGGGAGAGCAAAAAGGCCACCGTGGAGTGCATGTACGGACACAAGGGTCCCCACAAAGGAGACATACAG acTGTGAAAAAGGATGAATTTTCAACAAAATGTAACCAGACTGATCACCACCGCATGCCTGGAGGCAGACAGGAG gagttCAGGACGTGGTTGGAGGAAGAATGGGGCCGGACACTGGAAGAAATCTTCCATGAGCACATGCAGGAGCTCATCCTGATGAAGTTCATTTATACGAGTCAATACGA TAACTGCTTGACGTACCGGAGGATCTACCTGCCCCCTCCGATGCcctctgacctgctgcagcCAGGCCTCTTCAAAGGCACCTATGGCAGTCACGGCTTGGAGATAGTCATGCTCAGTTTCCACGAGACTTCTGCGAGAGCCACCAAGCTCACT GGGGACCCCAATGTTCCTGCAGGGCAACTCACTTTGGATGTTGACCTGAGCCGACCTGTGGTCCTCCCAGACTTGGAGCAACAGCGCAACATAGAGGAGCTGTCCCGGCTGGTACTGGGCGTACAAGAAGAAgtgcagagagaagcagagcaACAGGCCAAGGGCACTTCCGCCACAGTCAGAGGGGCAGCAAAGGGGGCCTGTGGTAGTGCCAGTGCAGCAGAAGGGGCGGAGGCAGACCCTGGccccagcagcaccaccaccagtCCTCCTGAAGCCCAGCCCTTCATCCTGCCCCTGGAGGTTACGGCTCGCAACGAGGTGTACCCTCGCACCTGCAGGGAATG CTTCTATGGGACAGGCCTGATCGCTGGGCATGGCTTCACAAGTCCAGAGCGCACCCCGGGCctttttgtgctgtttgatcAGGACCGCTTTGGTTTCATCTGGCTGGAGTTGAAGTCTTTCAGTCTGTACAGTCGCCTGACGGACCACCTAGCCCACGCTCACGCCCCAAACATGGAGCGGTTTGAGGCTATGCTGCGCAACATGCAGTCCTGGACATCCTGA
- the fbxo31 gene encoding F-box only protein 31 isoform X2 encodes MAVCARLCGVGQSRRCRRRQRQNQQDQGSDSDMDEEEEERIVGQRQGDGGGGPESGVATAGPSDAGEYGSGRVNRRGCLEHTSTGPPHPQSLADLPPELLVEIFSLLPGTALPNVALVCKKFKQILSTETIWRRRCIEEFGMKDDLRKMEVGGVSSQDLYVKRVNPRVKSGRFMKLLPDYEHMDYRDVYTHLLHPYRHILGLWQPDIGPYGGLLNVVVDGLFIIGWMYLPPHDPRVEDPMRRRPLFRIHMWESKKATVECMYGHKGPHKGDIQTVKKDEFSTKCNQTDHHRMPGGRQEEFRTWLEEEWGRTLEEIFHEHMQELILMKFIYTSQYDNCLTYRRIYLPPPMPSDLLQPGLFKGTYGSHGLEIVMLSFHETSARATKLTGDPNVPAGQLTLDVDLSRPVVLPDLEQQRNIEELSRLVLGVQEEVQREAEQQAKGTSATVRGAAKGACGSASAAEGAEADPGPSSTTTSPPEAQPFILPLEVTARNEVYPRTCRECFYGTGLIAGHGFTSPERTPGLFVLFDQDRFGFIWLELKSFSLYSRLTDHLAHAHAPNMERFEAMLRNMQSWTS; translated from the exons ATGGCTGTTTGTGCCAGGCTCTGCGGAGTGGGTCAGTCGCGGAGGTGCAGGAGGCGACAGCGGCAAAATCAGCAGGATCAGGGTAGCGATTCCGACATggacgaggaagaagaggagcggATCGTGGGTCAGAGACAAGGCGACGGCGGCGGAGGCCCGGAGAGCGGCGTCGCCACTGCAGGGCCGAGTGACGCTGGTGAATATGGCAGCGGTCGTGTCAACAGAAGAGGCTGTCTGGAGCACACGAGCACGGGACCTCCACACCCTCAGTCATTAGCGGATCTACCGCCGGAGCTGTTAGTGGAGATATTCTCCCTGCTTCCCGGAACAGCGCTGCCAAACGTCGCCCTCGTCTGCAAGAAATTCAAGCAAATTCTCAGCACTGAAACCATCTGGAGGAGGCGGTGCATTGAAG AGTTCGGTATGAAGGATGATCTGAGGAAAATGGAAGTGGGAGGCGTATCCAGCCAGGACCTCTATGTTAAAC GTGTCAACCCGCGGGTAAAGTCTGGGCGCTTTATGAAGCTCCTCCCGGACTACGAGCACATGGACTATAGAGacgtgtacacacact TGCTTCACCCATACAGACATATCTTGGGCTTGTGGCAGCCCGACATAGGGCCTTATGGTGGATTGCTCAATGTTGTG GTGGATGGGCTGTTCATCATTGGCTGGATGTATTTGCCGCCTCATGACCCCCGCGTTGAGGATCCCATGAGACGACGGCCGCTCTTTCGTATCCACATGTGGGAGAGCAAAAAGGCCACCGTGGAGTGCATGTACGGACACAAGGGTCCCCACAAAGGAGACATACAG acTGTGAAAAAGGATGAATTTTCAACAAAATGTAACCAGACTGATCACCACCGCATGCCTGGAGGCAGACAGGAG gagttCAGGACGTGGTTGGAGGAAGAATGGGGCCGGACACTGGAAGAAATCTTCCATGAGCACATGCAGGAGCTCATCCTGATGAAGTTCATTTATACGAGTCAATACGA TAACTGCTTGACGTACCGGAGGATCTACCTGCCCCCTCCGATGCcctctgacctgctgcagcCAGGCCTCTTCAAAGGCACCTATGGCAGTCACGGCTTGGAGATAGTCATGCTCAGTTTCCACGAGACTTCTGCGAGAGCCACCAAGCTCACT GGGGACCCCAATGTTCCTGCAGGGCAACTCACTTTGGATGTTGACCTGAGCCGACCTGTGGTCCTCCCAGACTTGGAGCAACAGCGCAACATAGAGGAGCTGTCCCGGCTGGTACTGGGCGTACAAGAAGAAgtgcagagagaagcagagcaACAGGCCAAGGGCACTTCCGCCACAGTCAGAGGGGCAGCAAAGGGGGCCTGTGGTAGTGCCAGTGCAGCAGAAGGGGCGGAGGCAGACCCTGGccccagcagcaccaccaccagtCCTCCTGAAGCCCAGCCCTTCATCCTGCCCCTGGAGGTTACGGCTCGCAACGAGGTGTACCCTCGCACCTGCAGGGAATG CTTCTATGGGACAGGCCTGATCGCTGGGCATGGCTTCACAAGTCCAGAGCGCACCCCGGGCctttttgtgctgtttgatcAGGACCGCTTTGGTTTCATCTGGCTGGAGTTGAAGTCTTTCAGTCTGTACAGTCGCCTGACGGACCACCTAGCCCACGCTCACGCCCCAAACATGGAGCGGTTTGAGGCTATGCTGCGCAACATGCAGTCCTGGACATCCTGA